The uncultured Bacteroides sp. genomic sequence ACAAAAGTTTCCGGTTTTTCAAAACTATTTCGGTATCTTCCACGCATTACATCTCCGCGAACTAACATTTCATAACCATTCATCAGATAATTCTGTCCATTACCTTCTCCGTATATCTTTTTATCGTAATAGAAATCATCAGGAAACACATCTATAAGCTTTACAACAAAATCCGCATCCGTAGTTGAGATAATAACTTTTAAGTCGGCAATAAGTTCTCCTCCAAGTGTCAAATCAGTTGTAAGTGGTTCTGTCTTGAATGAAATAACATCTGGACGACTTTCTGCAAAACGCTGGTCGTCAGTCATGTATTCTATACCTCTGTTATGTTGAATCCTCTCTGCGTAAGGAACCGGTTTTGATGGGTCCGAAGTATATTCCGTATATGAATTGATTGCATCAGGTGTAGTAAACTGCAGAGTTCCTTTATCAGCTAAATATAACGGAGTAATTACTGTCTCTTTTGGTGGCCATGATTCAAATTCCTTCCATTTATTTTCTCCGGAAAAGAATATTTTTGCTTTTTTCAATCCATCAGGATTTCCTTTTCCCTTTAGATAATAGTTGAAGAATGGAAATTCTAACTCTTTTTGATAATATTCTGAGGTATTACTGCCAAAGCGTATGTTTCCTAAGAATGTGCCATTCCCGAATATCCAGCCACCATGATTCCATGGACCAATTGCCAGATTCAGCTTAGTGTCCGGGCTTTGTTTATTTATCGCTTTATATAGTCCCCATGTGCCATAGGCATCTTCAGCATCAAACAAACCGCCTACCATTAGAACTGCAGGTTTAATATTGAAACATTTTGTTCGGGTGTTCCGGTCTTTCCACCACGAATCATAATCAGGATGCTCCGTCACGTCATTCCAGAATTTAATTGAATCGCCAAGCATTTTAGTCAGATTCTTTATTGCACCTGATTTCAGGAAGAAAGAGTATTCATCTGTATCATAATAAGATTTTGATGGCTGTTCTTTAGCAGTGGGAATAGCGCGAGGACGATCTATATAAGAGATAAAGTTAAAAGCATCACTTAGCATCAGTGCACCATTGTGATGTATGTCATCTCCCATAAACCAGTCCGTTACAGGTGCCTGCGGACAAATAGCCTTAATTGCCGGGTGATTACTTAATGCAGCCATCAGGGAATAAAATCCCAGATAAGAACATCCCGATACTCCTACATTCCCATTGTTATCAACCGTATTTTTCAATAGCCATTCTACTGTGTCGTATGTATCACTGGCTTCATCTATATCCGTTTTCTTTTTCTTATTTGGATTAAACGGACGCACATTTACGAATTTTCCCTCGCTCATCCATTTTCCGCGTACATCTTGGTATACAATAATATATCCCTCTTTAGCATATTCAGGCCATGAATACCACATCTGGCTACTTGGTTCCTTGCCATAAGGTTGTGTACCGTAAGGCGTACGGAACATTAAAACAGGATGTTTCTCTGATTTGGAAACAGGTTCATAAATTGCAGTGAAAAGTTTTGTGCCATCTCTCATTGGAATCATTACTTCTCTTTTTGTGTAATTTTCTTTCACCCATTTTTCATCAATAACCTGTGAATAAGATATTGCAAAAAAGGATATAAAAACTATCAATAGATATGTTCGTTTCATATAAATAGACATAAGTTGGTTCCTGTTTTATGTATTACACAAATGTAATTGTTTTGTTCCATATAATAGATATTATTGAAATTGTTTTTATAACATAGGTCCTTGTAACAAAACTAATTGATGTTGTTTGTTGTTTATACATGATATAAATAAAATAACAGTTATGAAATATGAACTAGCAATTATAGGTGGCGGACCTGCAGGCTATAACGCTGCGGAAAGAGCTGCTGCAAACGGACTGAAAACAGTTCTTTTTGAGAAGAATGCAATTGGAGGTGTATGCCTCAATGAAGGTTGCATTCCTACCAAAACATTGTTATATTCGGCTAAGATTCTGGATAATATAAAAAGTGCTTCAAAATATGGAATCCTTGTAGATGGCAATCCTACTTTTGACTTTGAGAAAATTATGAGCCGCAAGAATAAAGTAGTCAAGAAACTTACTTCCGGAGTTGAAATGAAATTGAAGGCTCATGGTGTTCATATTGTGGAGGGTACAGCTACTGTCTTGGGTGAAAAGGATGATACTATCAATATATCTTGTAATAATGAGGTATATTCAGTAAAGTATTTGTTGCTCTGCGCCGGCTCCGAAACAGTAATTCCGCCTATTAAAGGTTTATCCGAAACCGAATACTGGACTTCAAAAGAAGCTCTGGAACTCAAAGCGTTGCCAAATTCTCTTGCCATTATAGGAGGAGGAGTAATAGGAATGGAGTTTGCCTCATTTTTCAACAGCATGGGTGTTAAAGTTACTGTTATTGAAATGATGCCCGAAATACTGGGGGTAATGGATAAGGAAACATCTGCTATGCTTAGGGCTGATTACACCAAGAAGGGTGTACGCTTTTTAGTTGACACGAAAGTTACGGAAGTATCTGCCGGTAAAGTTTTTGTTGAAAGGAATGGTAAGTCCGAAACAATAGACGTTGAAAAGATTCTGATGAGTGTAGGGCGAAGGCCTGTTACTGCAAATTTAGGAATTGAGAAGCTCAAGATTGAACTTCAGAGAAGCGGAGTGAAAGTTAATGAGTTTATGCAGACAAGTCACCCCCGTGTTTATGCTTGTGGTGATATTACCGGTTATTCTTTACTTGCGCATACCGCTATTCGCGAGGGCGAAGTGGCTGTCAACCATATCCTGGGTATAGACGATAAAATGAATTACGATGCTATTCCCGGAGTTGTATATACTAATCCAGAGCTCGCTGGAGCAGGAAAAACGGAAGAGGAGTTAACTGCAAGTGGCATCAATTATCATGTATTGAAACTGCCCATGGCCTATTCCGGACGATTCGTTGCTGAAAATGAACCAGGCAACGGACTCTGTAAACTGATAACAGATGATGATGATCGCATAATAGGATGTCATCTGTTAGGCAATCCGGCATCGGAGCTGATTATGAGCATGAGTATGGCTATTGAGAAAGGATATACGGTAGATGAACTGAAGAAACAGATATTCCCGCATCCCACAGTCAGTGAAATTATTCGTGAGACTCTGTTTGCATAGTAAGTTAAACCCATTAATAATCAATGAATATGCTTTGCATAAATAATTCGCATACCGATGCCTGTTTCAATCTGGCTGCAGAAGAATACCTCCTTCGTTCCTTCTCAGAAAATATTTTTATGCTATGGCAAAATGAGCCATCAGTCATTATAGGTAAACATCAGAATGTATGGGCTGAGGTTAACCTGGATTTTGTAAGAGACAATCACATAAAAGTGGTTCGTCGGTATTCGGGGGGTGGGGCAGTATATCACGATGCCGGTAATCTTAACTTTACCTTTATTGAAAACAGTAGCAATACCGATTTCAATAAATACGCAACTCAGATTCAGAACCTTCTTAAAGAGATAGGAATAGATGCAAAGACTGATGAACGAAGAGCTCTTACTGTCAATGGTTTAAAGATATCCGGAAGTGCACAGTGTATTCATAAGAACAGAGTGATGTATCATTCTACACTCCTTTTTTCAACAAATCTGGCAAATCTGTCCGCTGCTTTATTGCCCCATCCTTCGCAGCTTGAAAACCAAGAAGCAAATCAGCGTCCTGCTTATGTAAAATCAGTCCGGAGTGTGGTAACCAATATCCGGGAATATATACCCGGCTCAATGCAAATCAATGATTTAAAGAATGTAATAATGAATTATTTTATGGACAACAAGACCGATAACAAGACATATACTTTTAGCAAAAAAGATATAGAAGCCATCAGGCAGTTAAGAGAGGAGAAGTATTCCACTTCCGATTGGATTTTTAATGCATCATATTTAAAATAAAAATTATTAGCTATGGCTACATTTGAAATAAAAATGCCCAAACTGGGCGAAAGTATTACTGAAGGTACCATTATGACATGGTCAGTAAAAGTAGGCGATATTATTAAAGAAGACGATATATTGTTTGAAGTGAGCACAGCCAAGGTGAGTGCTGAAATTCCTTCTCCGGTAGATGGAAAGATTCTAAAACTTCTTTTCAAGGAAGGAGATACTGTTGCAGTAGGTACTGTGGTTGCTATTGTACAACTTGATGGCGATTCTGATGAAGAGGCTCCGGAGGAAATTACAGAAAAGGCTCTATCAAAAGAAGAGAGTACCGTAACATCTTCAAGCTCTTCTGCACCAATAAGTAATGTGAAGGAAGAGGATGCCAGATGGCTTTCTCCTATTGTACTTCAGATTGCTCAGGAAGCACAACTGTCTCAGGAAGAGCTGGATACTATTCCTGGTACAGGCTATTCCGGTCGATTAAGTAAAAAAGATATTAAAGACTATGTAGATCAGAAAAAGAAAGGTGTTCAACCGTCTGTTCGTACAGCAGAGCCAAAGGCTGTTGCTGAAGCAAAACAGACTTTTGAGGCTAAATTGGTAGCAGAGGTTAAACCCGCCATTGAATCCAGGTCTGCAACAGTCAGTGAAACAAAGTCTGCGTCGGCTCCGTTACTTTCAATTCCAGTATCTGAGGGTGATGAGGTTGTTGAGATGGACTTTGTCCGCCATATAATTGCCGATCATATGGTTCTTTCTAAGAATGTATCACCACATGTTACTACCGTGGTCGAGGTTGATGTAACCAAGCTTGTCCGCTGGCGTGAGCGCAATAAAGAGGCTTTCGCACGTCGTGAAGGTATATCACTTACATACATGCCCGCTATTGTGGAAGCCGTAACGAAAGCGTTGCAGGAATTCCGTTATGTAAATGCTTCGGTTGATGGCTATCGCATGATTCTGAAGAAAAAAATAAATATTGGTGTTGCGGTATCACTCAATGATGGAAACCTTATTGTTCCCGTTATTCATAATGCAGATAAGTTAAGCCTAAGCGGACTTGCCGGCAGTATAGATACTCTTGCCGCCAAAGCCCGTAATAATAAACTTTCCCCCGATGATATTCAGGGTGGAACTTTCACCATTACTAACTTTGGAACTTTCAAGAATATCATAGGTACACCAATCATTAATCAACCGGAGGTAGCTATTCTTGGTGTAGGTTATATTGAGAAAAAACCTGCTGTAGTAGAAACTCCCGAAGGAGATACTATTGCTATCCGTCACAAGATGTATCTTTCACTATCTTATGATCACCGTATAGTGAATGGTGCTATGGGAGGTGCTTTTCTGAAACGCATTGCTGACTATCTTGAAAACTGGAATGCCTGATTCACTTATTGAAGCATAATTAAAATACAGATTTATATGAAAAAGTTCGATATAAAGACAACTGATAAAGCGACTCTCAAAAAATGGTACCATCTGATGACACTTGGCAGAGCATTGGATGAGAAAGCACCTGCCTATTTATTGCAATCATTGGGGTGGTCGTTTCATGCACCTTATGCCGGTCATGATGGCATTCAGCTTGCTATGGGGCAGGTATTTACAAAAGGAGAAGATTTTCTGTTCCCTTATTATCGTGATATGCTTGCTGCGCTTTCTGCCGGGATGACTGCAGAGGAGGTAATCCTCAACGGACTGTCAAAAGCAACCGACCTCACAAGTGGAGGGCGACACATGTCCAATCATTTTGCAAAGATGGAGTGGAACATAGAGAATATTTCATCGGCCACAGGTACTCAGGACCTTCATGCTGTTGGTGTGGCTCGTGCAATGGTCTATTATGGTCATAAAGGAGTGGTCATTACTTCTCATGGCGAGGCTTCAGTATCCGAAGGGTTTGTTTATGAAGCTATAAACGGAGCAAGTACAGAATGTTTACCTGTAATCTTCGTAATTCAGGATAACGGTTTTGGTATATCTGTTCCTAAAAAAGATCAGACAGCCAATCGTAAAGTTGCTGCTAACTTTTCCGGATTCAAGAATCTCAAAATCATTTATTGCAATGGCAAAGATGTGTTCGATTCCGTGAATGCCATGACCGAGGCCCGCGAATATGCAATCTCCACACATAATCCTGTTATTGTTCATGCAAACTGTGTGCGTATTGGTTCACACTCCAATTCCGATAAACAGACACTGTATCGTGATGAAAATGAATTATCTTATGTGAAAGCTGCCGATCCGCTATATAAATTCCGGCGGATGCTATTGCGTTACGAGCGATTTACGGAAGATGAACTTAAGAAGATTGAGGAAGAAGCAAAGAAAGAACTGAGTGCATCCAATAAAAAAGCCATTGCTGCACCCGATCCCGACGCATCAACGGTTCTCGATTTTGTACTTCCTGAACCCTATCTTCCTAAAGTCTACACTGATGGAACTCACAACAAGGAGGGAGAAAAGACGAACCTTGTCACTGCCATCAATGAAACATTAAAGGCTGAGTTCAGATACAATCCTGATACTTTTTTGTGGGGACAGGATGTTGCTAACAAAGATAAAGGTGGTGTGTTTAATGTAACCAAAGGCTTGCAACAGGAGTTTGGCATAAAGCGAGTATTTAATGCACCAATAGCAGAAGATTATATTATTGGTACAGCTAATGGAATGAGCCGTTTCGATCCTAAAATACGAATTGTAATAGAGGGAGCCGAGTTTGCCGATTATTTCTGGCCGGGTGTTGAGCAATATGTTGAGTGTACACACGAATACTGGAGGAGCAATGGTCAGTTTGTCCCAAATGTAACAGTACGTCTTGCTTCCGGAGGTTATATTGGCGGAGGATTGTATCATTCGCAAACACTTGAAGGAGCACTAACCACACTCCCCGGTGCCCGCATTGTATATCCTTCCTTTGCCGATGATGCAGCAGGATTATTACGTACCAGTATGCGCTCCAAAGGATTCACGTTATTCCTTGAACCAAAAGCATTGTATAATGCCGTTGAGGCTGCCACTGTAGTTCCCGATGATTTTGAAGTTCCTTTTGGGAAAGCCAGGATTCGTCGTGAAGGTACAGATATTAGCATTATTACTTACGGAAATACAACTCATTTCTGCCTTGCAGTAGCAGAGCGTCTGGCAAAGGAGCATAACTGGAGCGTGGAGGTAATAGATCTTCGTTCACTGATTCCGCTTGATAAAGAGACTATCTTTGAGTCTGTAAAGAAAACCAGTAAGGTATTGGTAGTGCACGAAGATAAAGTCTTTTCAGGATTTGGGGCAGAGATTGCGGCAATGATCGGAACAGAAATGTTTCGTTATCTGGATGCACCTATTCAGCGGGTAGGTTCAATCTTTACGCCGGTGGGATTCCATCCAAATTTTGAAAAAGCCATTCTTCCTGGCGAAGATCGTATATATAAGGCAGCAAAAGAGTTACTTGAATATTAATAAATAAGAAACATAAGCGATGAAAAAGATTGGATTATTTTATGGAACAAGCACAAAGAAAACAGCCGGTATAGCGCAACAGATACAAGCAGCATTTGGCGAAGCCGACCTGGATATTGTTCCTATTGAGAGTGCGTGGAAGGAAGATTTTCTGGCTTATAACTATTTGATAGTAGGCACTTCCACGTGGTTTGATGGCGAGTTGCCCACTTACTGGGATGAGGTAATGCCAGAACTTACAGCTTTAGAACTTCAGGATAAAAAAGTAGCGATCTTCGGTCTTGGAGATCAGGTTAACTATCCTGATAATTTTGTTGACGGAATAGGTGTTCTGGCAGAAGCCTTTGAAACAGCAGGAGCAAAAATTGTAGGGCTGACTTCTCCGGAGGGGTATACCTTTAATCAGTCTCATGCGCTAAAAGATGGTAAACTTCAGGGACTGGCTCTGGATATTGAGAATCAGTCAGATCAGACAGAAAAAAGAATCAAGGATTGGGTAGAACAACTAAAGAAAGAATTTGCATAATTATCAGGGGTTATCTCACCACAGGTAATTCCACTTCAAAAATCGGGGTAGAGTAGGGCTTTATTTTCCCTGCTGCCCTGGTTCTTTATTCTTTATGCTTATACATCTATTGATTTGTTTTTAGTTTATTCAACTGATCAGTGATAAGATTCTTATATATCTCTTTCATATCATCCGGTAAAAATGAATTGTCAATGAAAACCAACCACTTAGGTGAAATCTTATCAAACTTGTTAAAGATGTTTCCAATAATTTTATCTTCAAGTCCCGAAGCTTTAAAAGCCTTGATAAAATCCTCTTTCTTTAACTTCTTTTTCTTTCCATTCAGGTTTAAAGCCAGTTCCTCTGTATCTTCGGGCATTACCAGAGTAGTTGAAAGCATATCATATCCGGGGGTTAATGAATAAAACCCTTTAGTAATACTATATAGGGAGAAATTTTTGAGATGCATGTCTGCATTCCCGGTAATCCATGAAAACAGAACCTGTTCCCAGAAATTAATAACATCAAGTTTGGCAGTATTTGAATATTTGAATATAACCTTTGCTATCTGTTCATAAGACCCTTTATATTTGTACTCAGTTAGCCGTTCAGATAACTGACACATATCTTCCATGGGAAACTTCTTTCCATTCTTATCTCTGTCAATCCTTCTGGTTATATAGCACAGCTCGCCATCTTTAAATCGTATCAGTGAATGAGGCACCACTTTGATTTTTGCTATTTCGGCCAGATGCATTGTTAAATCCTCCACTTCGGGAAGATTTCTGTATTGTTCCGTTTGAGGTTTTAGTATAAAACGTCCCCATAATCCTACAATTGTAAGTCGTTCAGATTCACCTTTCCGGGTGTTATCTATGTCTACAGATAATTTAGCCTGCACTCCGGTCAAGATTGTTTTACTCCTTACTACCTGTTCTCCCAATGTTACAAGATCTTTGCGGTCATAAGGAAGAAGCGGAGCTGTTGTAGTTCCGAATATTTTTTTCGCACAGGCGGGATGGAAGTCGTGACCTTCTTCAGTTTCTTTATAACAATACAAGCACTTTCCCATAAATTATTCCTCCTCCTCAATAGGTATAACACTAACAGCGCCAATGCAATCTTTACAGCAGGCCATTAATAAAGACATCCTGTCTCGCTGACTTATTTTCCAGCTGCGTTCTGCTATACCAAGCAGCCATCCTTCAGGAATCAGTCCGTCAAAAAAAGGAAAGAGCACACTACTGTGATAAGTCTTATCCGTTAGAGGTAATGTCAGACTTATGGCTTCAGCATCTTCCTGTTTCAGATAGCTGTCGTCATAACAGAAAGTAAATCCATTCTCGTCCTCTGTTAGTATACCGGCTAGCTGGTTATGTATTTGTATTTTTGCCTGCTTCATACACCAAGGTTATCTTTATTCATAGGCACAACACCCACTTCCGAACCAAAAAGATTCAGAATCTGATTTACTTTGTCAAGACGTAAAGACTGCTTTCCTCGTTCCAGCTCACGCACAAAACGCAGTCCTACGCCCGATTTCTCGGATAGTTCAACTTGCGTAAGATTATACTGTTTACGCATCTGTTTTACGTATTCAGAAAGAGATAGATATTCCATATTATACCCGTTTGGGTACAAATATATAAAATTATATATATATTGTACCCTTTTGGGTATAATTTTATGTTTTTATAGGTTGTTTATACCCGATTGGGTATAAAATAAGGTTTTTAAATACTGGTAGAATACTGTTTAAATGCTATTTATCTGAAAGTGTCTTTTGTTTCAATGCTCCCTTTCTTATAATGCAAACAGCATTTTCATAAGGTTCACTTGTTCTTTGCCAGTAATTTAAAAGAGATTGGCGGGCTATTCTTAATTCTTCTTTGCTGAAAGTATTATATAAAGCACTCGGAGAGCTGAAATAGCGATGCTCTCCAGTCTGTTTTAATTCTAAATGAATAACCCTTTTTCCTTCCATGCTGCAAATATAACAGAAGTATTTCTATAGATAAAAAATAATGCTTTTTTATTGATGTTTAATCTGAAAAATATTATTATATAATATAAAAAATACTATATTTGTACTATTAAATCAATAAAAAGTAGTTATGGTATACACAATGGATGGCAAACTGAAATCTGAGAGTTCTTCTATACGAACAATCTCAATATCTAATCAGAACAGGACAAAATGGTTAACTAATATGCCAGTGCTTGGTTGGACAAATAATCCTCACTTTGCACTTGTATTTGAAAGTGAGAGTGATGCCGTATGCTTTGAAGAGTCTGAAGAGGCTAAAGAATTTATGGAGGATGAACTCGAAGAATTGGTATGGAGTAATACATTTGAGACCATTTATCAGTAATATATTAATTTCAAAAATAATAATACTATGACAGACTACAGTACCTGCAAGGAAAGAGATGCTTTTGATCAGGCCGTTTACGATCTTGTAAATGAATATTTGCAAGACTCTTTTTTTTATCCTGATAATGCATATCTTGCAATAAATGCCGCTTCAAAAGAAATGCAAATTGGTGCATTACAAGAATTTGATGCCAATTGGATAACGTACCCCATTGAAGAACTACTCCGTGAAAATGAAGATAATAAAAAGAAAGAAGTTGATATTGATGTAACCTTTGATATTGCCTCCGAATATTTCTTTGTTAGATAAAAAGGACCTACTTTTGTGTTATATATGTATAACCTATCACTATAGAATCATGTCCGACGCTCATTCCAAAGGAACACGAAGTTACAATATGTCTATGATTAAAGGCAAAAATACAAAGCCTGAGATGATAGTCCGGAAGTTTCTTTTCAGTAAAGGATTCCGCTATCGTGTCAATTTGAAAGAACTACCAGGAAAACCGGATATTGTATTGCGTAAATATAGAACTGTGATTTTTATAAATGGATGCTTCTGGCATGGACACGAAAGTTGTAAATACTTTGTTATTCCTAAAACACGAACTGAATGGTGGAGAGCTAAGATTGATAAGAATATTGCCCGTGATGCAGAAGTAAGAGATAAACTTCGTTCTATGGGGTGGCGGACTATGGTTGTCTGGGAATGTCAGCTTAAGCCAAAACAGCGTGAAAATACATTGAATGAAATTGCATTGCTTCTTGAAAAAACATATCTAGAACTTTATAAGAACTGAATTTTCTTAAATAAATAGCTAAAAATGCAATTTAGTAGTTTGATAATAAAAGAATATTTTTGAACAAGGAATTAGTATTTAGTCGATAAAGTCTTTGTTAACATCGTTTTTATAATGCTGTTTTCTAATAAATTTTAAACAAGCTCTTAAAATTATTGAAATTTTATTAATACATTTGTAGCTCAAATCTTGAGAATTTATTATAAAGAATAATAAATGGCTGATGTCCACGATAAAGCTACCCGTAGCTATAACATGAGTCGTATAAAAAACAAGAATACCAAACCGGAAATTCTTGTTTGCAAACGGATTTAGATATAGAATAAATGACAAAGAACTACCGGGTAAGCCAGATATTGTTTTACCAAAACATAAAACAGTAATTTTTGTGAACGTATGCTTTTGACATGGACATGAAAATTGCAAGTATTGTAAATTACCCTGAAAAAGGACTGATTAGTGGAAAAACAAAATAGAAAAGACAATAATGAATGACTTTGAAAAGCAAACTCGACTTAGAAATATGGGCTGTAAAGTTTTAATTATTGGGGAGTACGAAGTTAAAAATGAAAATTTTTATAATATAATAGTTGATGATATCAGAAAACAAAAATAAAGAGATACCTATAATTGATTTGTTTGCAGGACCCGGTGGGTTGGCTGAAGGATTTTCTTCGGTATTGGTAAATGAAAAACGTTTTTTCAAAATAAAACTTTCCATTGAGAAAGAAGAGAATGCACATAAAACATTAGAATTAAGAAGTTTTTGTCGTCAGTTCGCTCCAGGGGAATTGCCACCTGAATATTATGATGTTCTAAAAGAGGCTAATTTGTATGAACGTGATAAAAAGATCCAATTATTATATAAAAATTATTCTGAAGAATATAGCTGTGCAAAAAATGAGGCTTGGCTAGCTGAATTAGGAGAAGATAATTTCCCCCCGGAACTCATAGATAAGAGAATTAATAATGTTCTGAATGGATTTAAAAACTGGGTACTTATTGGAGGTCCACCATGTCAGGCATACTCTTTGGCCGGCAGATCTAGGGTTGGTGGTATTGATATGGATGATAAACGCGTTTATCTTTATCAACAATATCTGCGAATTATTGCTACACATCAACCAGCGGTATTTGTGATGGAAAATGTGAAAGGTCTACTTTCTGCAAAAATCACAGAAGAAGGTCAAGAGGATATTAGTATTTTTGAAATGATTAAGGAAGACCTGAGAGATCCTTCTATTATTTTTCCTGAAACTAATAGTAAAAAATACAGAATCCATTCTTTAGTAACTTCCGATGTAAAAGATAATAAAGATTACCTTATAAAAACAGAGTTGTATGGAATACCACAAAAACGTCATAGGGTAATTCTTTTGGGAATTCGGGAAGATATTGCAATTGCACCTGGTATCTTGGAGCAAAAGGCAGAAATAACGCTAAAATCTGTTATCGGCAATTTACCTGCCATTAGGAGTGGGTTAGGGCGAGAAATCATTTCTTCCCAAATTATCAATGGAAAAAGGAAAAGAATATATCGTGACATACCTGATTCTCAGGAAAATTGGGAAATATATATTCAAAAGTATAAAGAGAGATTATTAAAAATGCCTCATTCAGTAATTGCTCCTGATATGAAAGAGATTAAAGCTCCTGTATTAGGTATAGGAAGCGAGTACTTGAAAGCAGGCCAAACCATAGATGCTTACCACCCACTAAGAACTTGGTTCATAGACAAAGAAATGGATGGAATTACGCATCATATTTCCAGAGCCCACTTGGTTGAAGACTTAGAACGCTATCTGTTTGCAAGTTCATATACTCAGTCTGAGAAAAATTTCCCTCGTATGAGAGATTATGAAAGACTTAGTCCTTCGATCATGCCTGATCATGACAATGCAAAAACAGGAAAATTCGAAGACCGTTTTCGTGTACAGCTACCTGATATTGCTGCAACTACAGTTACCTGCCATATATCAAAAGATGGTCATTATTTTATTCACTATGATCCAAAACAATGCAGGAGTTTCACCGTCAGAGAAGCAGCGAGGGTTCAAACATTTCCTGATAATTATCTTTTCTGTGGTGCAAGGACTGCACAGTTTCATCAGGTTGGGAATGCTGTACCACCGTATTTGGCATATCAGATTGGAGTAATTGTGAAAGATTTGCTGAT encodes the following:
- a CDS encoding CocE/NonD family hydrolase, giving the protein MKRTYLLIVFISFFAISYSQVIDEKWVKENYTKREVMIPMRDGTKLFTAIYEPVSKSEKHPVLMFRTPYGTQPYGKEPSSQMWYSWPEYAKEGYIIVYQDVRGKWMSEGKFVNVRPFNPNKKKKTDIDEASDTYDTVEWLLKNTVDNNGNVGVSGCSYLGFYSLMAALSNHPAIKAICPQAPVTDWFMGDDIHHNGALMLSDAFNFISYIDRPRAIPTAKEQPSKSYYDTDEYSFFLKSGAIKNLTKMLGDSIKFWNDVTEHPDYDSWWKDRNTRTKCFNIKPAVLMVGGLFDAEDAYGTWGLYKAINKQSPDTKLNLAIGPWNHGGWIFGNGTFLGNIRFGSNTSEYYQKELEFPFFNYYLKGKGNPDGLKKAKIFFSGENKWKEFESWPPKETVITPLYLADKGTLQFTTPDAINSYTEYTSDPSKPVPYAERIQHNRGIEYMTDDQRFAESRPDVISFKTEPLTTDLTLGGELIADLKVIISTTDADFVVKLIDVFPDDFYYDKKIYGEGNGQNYLMNGYEMLVRGDVMRGRYRNSFEKPETFVPNKPTTVSFKLTDIAHTFKKGHRVMIQIQSSWFPLVDRNPQQFVDIYHCNDSDFIKSNIRILHQQDEASRILLPVLK
- the lpdA gene encoding dihydrolipoyl dehydrogenase yields the protein MKYELAIIGGGPAGYNAAERAAANGLKTVLFEKNAIGGVCLNEGCIPTKTLLYSAKILDNIKSASKYGILVDGNPTFDFEKIMSRKNKVVKKLTSGVEMKLKAHGVHIVEGTATVLGEKDDTINISCNNEVYSVKYLLLCAGSETVIPPIKGLSETEYWTSKEALELKALPNSLAIIGGGVIGMEFASFFNSMGVKVTVIEMMPEILGVMDKETSAMLRADYTKKGVRFLVDTKVTEVSAGKVFVERNGKSETIDVEKILMSVGRRPVTANLGIEKLKIELQRSGVKVNEFMQTSHPRVYACGDITGYSLLAHTAIREGEVAVNHILGIDDKMNYDAIPGVVYTNPELAGAGKTEEELTASGINYHVLKLPMAYSGRFVAENEPGNGLCKLITDDDDRIIGCHLLGNPASELIMSMSMAIEKGYTVDELKKQIFPHPTVSEIIRETLFA
- a CDS encoding biotin/lipoate A/B protein ligase family protein, whose protein sequence is MLCINNSHTDACFNLAAEEYLLRSFSENIFMLWQNEPSVIIGKHQNVWAEVNLDFVRDNHIKVVRRYSGGGAVYHDAGNLNFTFIENSSNTDFNKYATQIQNLLKEIGIDAKTDERRALTVNGLKISGSAQCIHKNRVMYHSTLLFSTNLANLSAALLPHPSQLENQEANQRPAYVKSVRSVVTNIREYIPGSMQINDLKNVIMNYFMDNKTDNKTYTFSKKDIEAIRQLREEKYSTSDWIFNASYLK
- a CDS encoding dihydrolipoamide acetyltransferase family protein; translated protein: MATFEIKMPKLGESITEGTIMTWSVKVGDIIKEDDILFEVSTAKVSAEIPSPVDGKILKLLFKEGDTVAVGTVVAIVQLDGDSDEEAPEEITEKALSKEESTVTSSSSSAPISNVKEEDARWLSPIVLQIAQEAQLSQEELDTIPGTGYSGRLSKKDIKDYVDQKKKGVQPSVRTAEPKAVAEAKQTFEAKLVAEVKPAIESRSATVSETKSASAPLLSIPVSEGDEVVEMDFVRHIIADHMVLSKNVSPHVTTVVEVDVTKLVRWRERNKEAFARREGISLTYMPAIVEAVTKALQEFRYVNASVDGYRMILKKKINIGVAVSLNDGNLIVPVIHNADKLSLSGLAGSIDTLAAKARNNKLSPDDIQGGTFTITNFGTFKNIIGTPIINQPEVAILGVGYIEKKPAVVETPEGDTIAIRHKMYLSLSYDHRIVNGAMGGAFLKRIADYLENWNA
- a CDS encoding thiamine pyrophosphate-dependent enzyme, with the protein product MKKFDIKTTDKATLKKWYHLMTLGRALDEKAPAYLLQSLGWSFHAPYAGHDGIQLAMGQVFTKGEDFLFPYYRDMLAALSAGMTAEEVILNGLSKATDLTSGGRHMSNHFAKMEWNIENISSATGTQDLHAVGVARAMVYYGHKGVVITSHGEASVSEGFVYEAINGASTECLPVIFVIQDNGFGISVPKKDQTANRKVAANFSGFKNLKIIYCNGKDVFDSVNAMTEAREYAISTHNPVIVHANCVRIGSHSNSDKQTLYRDENELSYVKAADPLYKFRRMLLRYERFTEDELKKIEEEAKKELSASNKKAIAAPDPDASTVLDFVLPEPYLPKVYTDGTHNKEGEKTNLVTAINETLKAEFRYNPDTFLWGQDVANKDKGGVFNVTKGLQQEFGIKRVFNAPIAEDYIIGTANGMSRFDPKIRIVIEGAEFADYFWPGVEQYVECTHEYWRSNGQFVPNVTVRLASGGYIGGGLYHSQTLEGALTTLPGARIVYPSFADDAAGLLRTSMRSKGFTLFLEPKALYNAVEAATVVPDDFEVPFGKARIRREGTDISIITYGNTTHFCLAVAERLAKEHNWSVEVIDLRSLIPLDKETIFESVKKTSKVLVVHEDKVFSGFGAEIAAMIGTEMFRYLDAPIQRVGSIFTPVGFHPNFEKAILPGEDRIYKAAKELLEY